Within Massilia litorea, the genomic segment CCCAGCGTCCCGGCCTGCCGGCGATCCGGGCCGACGTCTCGACCACCGTGTTCCTGAGCGAACCCGACGAGTACGAGGGCGGCGAGCTGGTCGTCGTGGATGCCTACGGCACCCATGAGGTCAAATTGCCGGCGGGCGACGCCATCGTCTATCCCTCGGGCAGCCTGCACCAGGTGCTGCCGGTGACGACAGGCGAGCGTATCGCGTCCTTCCTCTGGACCCAGAGCATGGTGCGCGAGGACAGCAAGCGCGCGCTGCTGTTCGAGCTCGACACGAATATCCAGAAGCTGCGCGCGGCGCACGGCGAGTCCGAGGCCACGGTCGGGCTGACCGGGCATTATCACAACCTGCTCAGGATGTGGGCGGAGGTCTGAGCCGAAGGGGGAGGGGCCTCTTGTTGCTTCGATAACCGATCCATGCGAGCATGCCCGGATCCAACCAGGAGCCATCCGCATGCCGCAGCCCATCCTCGTGCCGCTCACCCTTGCCGACGCTGCATCGCTGTTCGATTTCGAAACGGAGAACCGCGCGTTTTTCGAAGCGACGATCAATGCGCGGCCTGCGTCCTACTATTCCCCGGAGGGCGTGGCCGAGGCGATCGCGGAAGCGTGCACGGACGCGGACGGGGACCTCGGCTACCAGTTCCTGCTGAAGGAAGAAGACGGCCGCATCGTCGCGCGGGCCAACCTGAGTGCCGTGAAACGCGCGCATTTCCAGTCGGCCGTGCTCGGCTACCGGGTGGCGCAAGCGGCCTGCGGCAAGGGTTATGCGAGCGAGGCGGTGCGCCAGGTGCTGGGCATCGCTTTCGGCGAGCTGGGACTGGCGCGCATCGAGGCCGACGTGCGCATCGACAACGCCGCATCGGCGCGCGTGCTGTTGCGCAATGGGTTCGTCCAGTTCGGGCATTCGCGGCGCAGCTTCGAGATGAAAGGCGTGTGGTACGACCGGCTGCATTTCGAATGCCATGCGCCATGCGCCGCCACGTAGGGTGGCATCGCAGTTAATTAAAAAGGGCTGGAACCCGTCAAGGTTCCAGCCCTTTTTGTCATCCGCAGCCCGCCGTGAAGCGGGCTTAGGACAATTACGCAGCCAGCAGCTGGCGCAGCACGAACGGCAGGATGCCGCCATGCTTGTAGTAGTCGACTTCGATCGGCGTGTCGATACGCAGCAGGACCTGCACTTCCTTGGTCTCGCCGTTTTCACGGTGGATGACCAGGGTAGCCAGCTGTTGCGGCTTGATCTCGCCTTCCAGGCCCTTCAGGTCGAAGGTTTCCTTGCCGGTGATGCCAAGCGTTTCGACGCTGTCGGTGCCGATGAACTGCAGCGGCAGCACGCCCATGCCGACCAGGTTCGAGCGGTGGATGCGCTCGTACGAACGCACGACCACGGCCTTCACGCCCAGCAGCTGGGTGCCCTTGGCTGCCCAGTCGCGCGAGGAGCCGGTGCCGTACTCTTCGCCGCCGAAGATCATGGTCGGGGTGCCTTCGGCCACGTACTTCATGGCCGCGTCGTAGATCGACAGCTGTTCGCCGCTCGGCTGGTGGATCGTGATGCCGCCTTCGACTGCCGAACCGTCGGCCTTCGGCGGGATCATCTTGTTCTTGATACGCACGTTGGCGAAGGTGCCGCGCATCATGATCTCGTGGTTGCCGCGGCGCGAGCCGTAGGAGTTGAAGTCGGCCTTGAGCACG encodes:
- a CDS encoding GNAT family N-acetyltransferase yields the protein MPQPILVPLTLADAASLFDFETENRAFFEATINARPASYYSPEGVAEAIAEACTDADGDLGYQFLLKEEDGRIVARANLSAVKRAHFQSAVLGYRVAQAACGKGYASEAVRQVLGIAFGELGLARIEADVRIDNAASARVLLRNGFVQFGHSRRSFEMKGVWYDRLHFECHAPCAAT
- a CDS encoding Fe2+-dependent dioxygenase → MMLHIPGVLSQEQVAQMRQRLRETDWIDGRASVGPQGAQVKRNRQLAEASPLALELGQIVSAALMANPLFFSSVLPLRILAPYFNSYAGGEHYGLHVDGAIRAQRPGLPAIRADVSTTVFLSEPDEYEGGELVVVDAYGTHEVKLPAGDAIVYPSGSLHQVLPVTTGERIASFLWTQSMVREDSKRALLFELDTNIQKLRAAHGESEATVGLTGHYHNLLRMWAEV